Proteins found in one Salvia hispanica cultivar TCC Black 2014 unplaced genomic scaffold, UniMelb_Shisp_WGS_1.0 HiC_scaffold_169, whole genome shotgun sequence genomic segment:
- the LOC125198593 gene encoding tryptophan--tRNA ligase, cytoplasmic-like, with protein MSASDPNSAIYVTDSAKDIKNKINRYAFSGGQDSVENHRKFGANLEIYPLNTLAFSWRTIMNLSTSEQKEYGSGRMLTGEVKKRLTEVLTELVERHRRARAAVTNDMVDAFMAVRPLPNMFN; from the exons ATGTCTGCCAGTGATCCAAATTCTGCTATCTATGTGACTGATTCTGCTAAGGACATAAAGAACAAG ATAAACAGATATGCTTTCTCTGGTGGGCAAGATTCTGTAGAGAATCACCGAAAATTTGGGGCAAATCTTGAG ATATACCCTTTAAATACCTTGGCTTTTTCTTGGAGGACGATAATGAACTTGAGCACATCCGAACAGAAG GAATATGGTTCAGGCCGTATGCTTACTGGAGAAGTTAAGAAACGCCTCACTGAAGTTTTAACGGAGCTAGTTGAAAGACACCGCAGGGCCAGAGCTGCTGTGACTAACGAC ATGGTCGATGCATTCATGGCGGTCCGTCCACTTCCCAACATGTTTAACtaa
- the LOC125198587 gene encoding heme-binding protein 2-like yields MGVVFKLCFLVSAFLFGSVAGGGVGAVPAQCERIECPSYDVVGSGEGFEIRRYNSSMWISTQPIEDISLVHAGSVAFYQLFDYIQGKNSNHEKIEMTAPVIIEVKPSDGPFCASSFVVSFFVPKANQPTAPSSETLWLQKWGLTYVAVRQFSGFVQDADVGVEAAALYASLAGTVWADAIERSHAGDSASHYIVAQYNSPFEFKDRVNEIWFRFDLVEGAIASVV; encoded by the exons ATGGGGGTTGTTTTCAAGTTGTGCTTTCTTGTGAGTGCGTTTCTATTCGGATCCGTCGCCGGCGGCGGGGTAGGAGCGGTCCCGGCGCAATGCGAGCGCATCGAGTGCCCAAGCTACGACGTCGTCGGAAGCGGGGAAGGCTTCGAAATCCGGCGTTATAATTCCAGCATGTGGATTTCCACTCAACCTATCGAAGATATCTCCTTGGTTCATGCCGGCAGTGTTGCCTTTTACCA GCTATTCGACTACATCCAAGGCAAGAACAGCAACCACGAGAAGATAGAAATGACGGCTCCGGTGATCATCGAGGTCAAACCCAGCGACGGGCCTTTCTGCGCCTCCTCCTTCGTCGTCAGCTTCTTCGTCCCCAAAGCCAACCAGCCTACCGCACCATCCAGCGAAACCCTCTGGCTCCAGAAATGGGGGCTCACCTACGTCGCCGTCCGCCAGTTCAGCGGCTTCGTCCAGGACGCGGACGTCGGGGTCGAAGCCGCCGCGCTGTACGCATCTTTAGCTGGGACTGTGTGGGCGGACGCCATCGAGAGGAGCCATGCAGGGGACAGCGCCTCGCACTACATCGTGGCGCAGTATAATTCGCCGTTCGAGTTCAAGGACAGAGTCAATGAGATTTGGTTTAGGTTCGATCTTGTGGAAGGTGCTATTGCCTCTGTCGTTTGA
- the LOC125198632 gene encoding gibberellin 2-beta-dioxygenase 1-like, translating into MVVHSKPAIEQLSNANTCAALLPGIPLIDLSKPDPKSHLVRACQDFGFFKVTNHGVPAPLIRALESEALRFFSLPHSVKSQAGPPDPFGYGDKKIGPNGDVGWLEYLLLTTNSHSDYHKFSSIFGHAADNFRCLVNEYIAAVKKMACEILEMLAEGLRIDDREAFSKLLMDEQSDSVFRVNHYPPCPDFPESNGRNLIGFGEHTDPQIISVLRSNNISGLQISLKDGRWIPVPADQSSFFINVGDSLQVMTNGRFKSVKHRVVANGSKSRLSMIYFGGPPLSKTIAPLASLMQDEEDSLYKEFTWFEYKKSAYKSKLADNRLGLFEKIAAS; encoded by the exons ATGGTAGTCCATTCCAAACCCGCAATCGAACAGCTATCCAATGCCAACACCTGCGCCGCATTGCTCCCCGGCATCCCCCTCATCGACCTCTCCAAACCCGACCCCAAATCCCACCTCGTCCGCGCCTGCCAGGACTTCGGCTTCTTCAAAGTCACCAACCACGGCGTCCCCGCCCCCCTCATCCGCGCCCTCGAGTCCGAAGCCCTCCGCTTCTTCTCCCTCCCCCACTCCGTCAAGTCCCAGGCCGGCCCCCCCGACCCCTTCGGCTACGGCGACAAAAAAATCGGCCCCAACGGCGACGTCGGCTGGCTCGAATACCTCCTCCTCACCACCAACTCCCACTCCGATTACCACAAATTCTCCTCCATCTTCGGCCACGCCGCCGACAATTTCcg GTGTCTGGTGAACGAGTACATCGCGGCGGTGAAGAAGATGGCGTGCGAGATTCTGGAAATGCTGGCGGAGGGGCTGAGGATTGACGACAGAGAAGCCTTCAGCAAGCTGCTGATGGATGAGCAGAGCGACTCTGTTTTTCGGGTTAATCACTACCCTCCGTGCCCGGACTTCCCCGAATCCAACGGTCGTAATCTGATTGGATTCGGGGAGCATACGGACCCGCAGATCATCTCCGTTTTGCGATCGAACAACATCTCCGGCCTGCAAATCTCGCTCAAGGACGGCCGGTGGATTCCGGTGCCGGCCGACCAGAGCTCCTTCTTCATTAATGTGGGCGACTCATTGCAG GTGATGACTAACGGGAGATTTAAGAGCGTAAAGCACAGAGTGGTGGCCAACGGTTCAAAATCGAGGCTATCAATGATTTATTTCGGAGGACCACCATTGAGTAAAACGATTGCTCCATTAGCATCACTGATGCAGGATGAAGAAGACAGCTTGTATAAGGAATTTACATGGTTTGAATACAAGAAATCAGCTTATAAGTCCAAATTGGCCGATAATAGGTTAGGCCTCTTTGAGAAGATTGCAGCCTCATAA
- the LOC125198630 gene encoding protein TRACHEARY ELEMENT DIFFERENTIATION-RELATED 7A-like has translation MAQPLNAQFFPYFPPHFAPPFPLPPPPHHPPSPPKLPPPPPPRHAPNPPPPPKLPLPPPPPKSPLPTPPPPPHHTPSPPLPPPPPHPISPPPPHSFSPPPPHPISPPLPPPPPADNSTVVIVVFLSIGGVFFLAFVAAALFCLVKKRKKTIVRETDNVKIEEHVRVHEDIVPGPHGTQTVVLTIDEDLHVEEEIHKTSEVVKSKGSHPTSSQAPVVGESKSIFKHHHNLKD, from the coding sequence ATGGCCCAACCCCTAAACGCCCAATTCTTCCCATATTTCCCACCACATTTTGCTCCTCCGTTCCCTCTTCCCCCGCCGCCACACCACCCTCCATCCCCTCCCAAActtccaccaccaccgccgccgcgccACGCTCCAAAccctcctccaccaccaaAACTCCCACTTCCGCCGCCACCACCCAAATCCCCACTCCCAACACCCCCACCGCCGCCACACCACACTCCAAGCCCTCCActtccgccgccgccaccacaTCCCATCTCGCCACCACCGCCTCACTCCTTCTCTCCGCCACCGCCGCATCCCATTTCGCCGCCActtccgccgccgccgccggctGACAATTCCACCGTAGTCATCGTGGTGTTTCTTTCCATCGGTGGAGTGTTCTTTCTTGCATTCGTGGCAGCCGCCCTCTTCTGCCTCgtaaagaagaggaagaagacgaTCGTCCGAGAAACCGACAACGTGAAAATCGAGGAACACGTGCGCGTCCACGAAGACATCGTGCCGGGACCGCACGGGACGCAGACGGTGGTGCTGACCATCGACGAGGACTTGCACGTCGAGGAAGAAATTCACAAGACAAGCGAAGTGGTGAAATCCAAAGGCTCACATCCCACTTCTTCTCAAGCTCCGGTGGTCGGAGAATCGAAATCTATCTTCAAACATCATCACAACCTCAAAGATTGA